The DNA region GTTCGGCCCGGTTCGATTCGTTTGACAGTCATCGCCGTGACTGGACTCTGTAACCAGTACTCTTCGTGAACCATGCGAATCGAATCTCCCTCCTCCAGTTCCTGAAGTTCCGGGACGATTCGATTGACGTTGTGGATATCCGCACCGGCGAGATTTTCAAGCCAGGTGTAACTGTAGAAGCCACCGCGTCCCTGTCCGAGTTGCACGATCCACGGCCATACGTCCTCACTTGCCGTCTCGACTGTGATCGCGCGGGTGGTTTTCTCGCTCGGTTCGGGGACGAGGTCGTCGCCTGGCAGCCGCCGGCTGATCTCCTCGTCGGTGGCGCCCCACGTCCTGTGCCACGGCCGGAGAAGAAAGTGATAACTCGTTACGAGCCCGGCCAACAGGAGCAGAATTACCGTGCCGTCGTGCCGACGCGTTGCCGTCAAAGAGAAATCCATTGTTTCTTCTCCTCGTCGAGAATGCGTAGCTGACTTGGGTTGTGCGCGTTGATATATTCGCCTCGGTATGGTTCCGATCATGGCCCTCACTGTGACTGAGTAGGACTTCCACCGACTAATAACGGACATTGAGTTCGCCGGGCAGATCACTTGATATCGACGATCTCATGATCTGCTACTTGATTCGGATTATCTAGACAATACTGACAATAATTTGATTACTGTGCTGGGTGCACATCTAGGATATGTACGAGACAATCCTTGTTCGTCGGGGTTAGCACTTGCCACTAAGAATGCAGCCGCAGAGTTACGAGAAGAGAAAGCATGACCGAAAAGTGTAAAATCGAACTATTGCCTGATGCAGAAACTCGCTACCGGTATCTTCAGGCCGGGTTTAGTATCATCGTCCTCATGTTCTTGATCGGACTGTTGGTGCTTGCAGTTCCAGCCCTGATCCCGATATCTGAAGTAATCGTGATGCCAGCGTTGTTTGTTGGACTTGGCCTGCTTCTATACAGCGTCGGAACACACCTACACATTATCACTCAAATATGCTCGAAATGAGAGCAGGTGACGAGAAACAATCCTGAGAAGAGAACCGAGAAGCACCCAACTTGATGAAAGACCCAGCAGTCTTCGGCCATGGCGAGAATAGGTGAATGGGAATGAGTATTGATCGCTGGGCAACGAAGACGACGCGATGGTTAACGAAGCTGAGCCTCGGATATCGCATCGCAGTGTACGTCGTCATTGTGGCCGTCATCATGAGTGTCTACACGGCCTTTTACTGGTACGGAATGGCCGTGTACGAGGACCGCAACCTCTCTCTCGCTGGCGCCCTCCAGACAGTCGTCCAGTCGTTGACGACCACAGGATACGGGCAAGACGCACCGTGGGAAACGACGATCATGAACCTGTTCACGATTCTGATGCAGTTCACCGGCATCCTGCTCCTCTTTCTCCTCCTACCACTATTCGTCGTGCCCTGGTTCAGTCAGTTTCTCCAGCAACGGCGGTTCGATACCGTCGAGCCACTCGAAAATCACGTCGTAATCTCCGGACACACACCGCTCGTCCACACGTTCATCACCGAGATTGAGTCACACGCTCATCAACACCCCTACGTAATCATTGAAACGGACCAAGATCGCGCGGTAGAGCTCCGCGATCTCGGACACACCGTGTTACACGGCGATCCGGAATCCGAATCTGACCTCCGGAAAGCCTCGGTCGAGAAGGCACAGGCAGCGGTCGTCGCTGGCGACGATCAATTGACGCTGAACGCTGCGCTCGCTATCCGCGACGTGGCTCCGATGGTCCCGATAACCGCAACACTTGAGGACGCGACACTCCGGCAGTATCTGCACTCGGCTGGCGTCGAGTACGTCGTACAGCCACGACAGGTCATCGGGCAAGCGCTCGCCACGCACTATGCGATGAGCGAGGGAATGCAGTCCGATCGAATCGTTATCCTCGGTCACGGAACGGTCGGCAGTACCGTTCGGTCGGCGTTGGAAACCTGGGGTGCGGATCCGACCGTCGTAGATATTGACGAGGGCGAACACGTGGACGTCGTCGGTGACGCAACTATTACGAAGACACTTCAAGAGGCGGGCGTAAAAAACGCAGACGCAGTCATCATTTCGCTTCCTAAAGACCGACAAGCACTGTACGCAACACTACTTGCCCGTGAGTTGAGTTCTACAGTCGATATTTTTGTGCGAGTGACAGAGAGCGAAGCAGTTGGACGAGTCAAACGAGCAGGCGCGGACTACGTACTTGAGTTATCGGAGATCTCTGGACAGATGGTCGCTGCTGCTGTCCTCGACGAGCCCGTTAGCGGTACTGACAGTGATATTCTGTTCACTCGTCTGAGCGACCCGGACGTAGAACTCTCAGCGCTCGACATTGACCGCATCATCGGTGTCAGTCGAAATGAGGAGTTGCATCTCGCACCTGATCATGATTTCGAACTCCAACAAAACGATCTTCTCATCTACGTAAGAGAGTGATACACCCAGCCGCTATCGATTCCGCCAGCTTGGCAAAAAGTCCGCTATTTCGCCGTGGAATTCGGCCCTTGTTGGTTTGTGACGCAAAGATATCGCCGAAAACGATCGGAGAGAGGATAGGTGAAGCGGTGGTATGACGTTTTGATCGGCGGTGAACTCCTAGTGACGCTGTTTCAAACCATTCCTGTCGAAGATCCGATAACGATCTTCGCGTTGGCGATGATCATCTTTCTCGTCGCACCACTCCTCTTGGAACGCCATCGATTGCCCGGCATTATCGGAATCATCCTCGTTGGGGCTGCGATCGGTCCGAATGCAGCTGGTATTATCGAGCGAGGGGATGCGATTGTTCTCCTCGGGGAGGTTGGACTGATCTATCTGATGTTCCTCGCCGGCGTCGAGATCGATATTAATAGGTTTTTTGATAACATCGGCCAGAGCATCATCTTCGGCGTTCTCGCATTCCTCATTCCTCAGGGAGTCGGTACCGTTTTCGGGATGTGGGTGTTCGGATTTTCGTTGCCAACGGCGTTATTGTTCGCGGCTATCTTCGCCTCGCATACGCTGCTCGCATATCCTGTTGCCCGTCAATTAGGGATCGTCGGCAATGACGCCGTCACAGCAACCATCGGCGGCACCGTGCTCACGAACGTACTCGCACTGCTCGTTCTCGTCATCGTCGTTGCTTCGGCGGAAGCACCCCTCGATTGGCTGTTTTGGGTGGAACTCGGGCTTGGCATCGCGCTGCTCTTCACCGGGATCTGGTATATCGTTCCGTGGCTCGGTCGCCGGTTCTTTCGGAGCCTCGCCGAAGAGAGTTATTTCGAGTTCCTGTTCGTCATGGCTGCTCTCTTCAGTTCAGCGGTTTTCGCTGAAGTAGTCGGAGCCGAACCCATTATCGGAGCGCTTGTAGCGGGACTGGCGCTCAACCGGCTCATCCCCGATCGAGGGCCGTTGATGAATCGCGTCCAGTTCGTTGGCAACGCGCTGTTCATCCCGTTCTTTCTCCTCTCGATAGGGTTGCTCGTTGATGTGACTGCGATTGTTGGGGGCCGCGAGTCGCTGCTGCTCGCCGGGGCACTGATCGGACTCACACTCGTTACGAAGTTCGTCGCGTCTTGGCTTACCGGCCTGCTGTACGCGTATGACCACGACCAGATCGGAAGCATGTTCGGGCTCTCGGTCGGACAGGCCGAAGCGTTAGCGATCGTGCTCATCGCGTTCGACGCTAGTATTCCCGGATTCGATACGGATATGATCAACGGCGCAGTGTTGATGATCCTCGTCGTGAGTCTGGTCAGTCCGATCGTGGTGGAGAAATACGGTCGAGCAGTCGTGACGAAAGACCGGCGAGGAAAACGCGAGTCGACCGACGTTCGCCAACGGATCCTCATTCCGTTTACTCCGGTCCCCGAGCACCACGAGAAGCTGATGAGGTATCACGAATCGCTGGTCGATCTAGCGTTATTTATCCGGGAGGAACAATCCACCGAACCGTTACACACGCTGGCGGTCGTCCACCCGGGACCGAAAACGGAACGAAAGGTTGCGACCGCCGATGCAGCAATCGCACACACGGAAGAGTATGCTGCCGGCGCAGAGGTGCCGGTAACGCTTCACACGCGGGTCGATCACAACATCGCCTCCGGGATCACTCGCGCAGCCGTTGAAAACCGGATCACGACGATCCTTCTCGACTGGGATGGGATGCGGCTCTATAGACAACCTCTCTTCAGTCAGACTACGCGGCAGGTTCTCGCATGGACTGATCAACTCGTTCTCGTCTCCCGAATCAGGGCACCTCTCAATACCGTCTCCCGAATCGTCTTCGTGCTTCCACCCGAGCTGTCACATGATCCAAACTTCTACGAGGTCGGACAGACGATCGAACGAATCGCAGCGGGTACTGGAGCACCTATCCGAGCACTCGTCGTCGAGGAGTCGGAGGATCAATACGAGCAGTTGTTCGGGAAACTCAAATCGAACACGCCTATTGAGAGAGAATACATCGATGACTGGGAACAATTGATTCGGGTTCTTTCCGAAGACGTGACGGCGGACGATCTCGTGGTGTGTGCGAGCGCTCGCCGAAACACTATCGGTTGGCGACCGGATCTTCAAGAACTGACCGAACGCATCTCGTCGCTCACGCCGGGTGACTTCGTCGTAATTTATCCGCCGGTCGGTAGGGGTACCGATGAGTAGCCGCAGTTGTCGATGGAATACAAACGCTCGAATTACCGAAATTTGTGAGAGTGAGATTCCTTCAAAACCGCGGATGAATGGTGAGAGAAACAACTGTAGCGATCGCAATCGTAGAGTAGGGTATGAGCCTTTTCGAAGTAGGTATCCCACTTACTGTCCTATTTGTTGTGTTTGGACTGATTGTCGGTATCCTCTTTGGGTTCTTCGGGATGGGGGAGTTTCTTTGTTACCCCTTCCCTTCTCGTTTTCGGGCATTCCGCCCCTTCTGCCGTCGGAACTGGACCCCGGATACACTCGAACAAATCACATCCGCTACCGCCGAAACGGATTTAGAGAAGCCACAAGGTCCAGAGGATAGTCTACCGTTCGGTCTTCGGCCACTCCTCCCGAACTGTACCGGTAGTTAGTGAGTCAAGGGTGACCCACGCTCTCGATTTTCCTGAGCGCAGCAATCGACGTGCGGACAATCGCACCACTGACCAAGACCGCGGTTCCAAAGATGAGGACTGTACTCACGGTTTCAAGCAGTTCAACGCCGTACACAATACTCACCTGCTTACTTGCGGTGGCGACACCCCCTGAGAGCAACATCACTGCGAAGCACCCCTTGATGTCAGCCTCGTTTACCAGCTGCGTCGCACTCACACCGATACGAGCGCCGAGCGCGCTCCCGCAGAGTAACGCGGCGACAACGGGAATATTGACGGCGTTCGACTGGGCGTAGACGAACGTCCCGAACGCACCCGAAACCGAGATCTGGAGGATGCTGGTCCCAGCAGCAATTGCAGTAGGAATGCCGAACCCGTAGACCATGACGGGGAGCAGAAGGAATCCCCCACCAACACCGAGACATCCAGAGAGAATGCCGATGGCCGACCCAACGACAAGGATAACCCACGCCGAGACGGTCGCACCGCCAGGTAGCGCCACCATCGGTGGGAGCATGATGGCATGAACCCTGGAAGCGACTCGGCCCGTGCTCGCATCTGTACCGCCAGTGCGGGCATCTCGGAGGACAGAGAGGCCGACGACACCAAGAAGTCCGACGTACGCCACGCTGATGACGGCGTCAGCGCTGCCGAGATCCGCAAGCAAGAATACGACCCGAGTGCCGACCTCGATACCGAACGTCATTCCGAGAATCATCACCGCCGCCAGTGTGTAACTGACCTGGCCGTGATCGCGGTGTCTGAGTGCACCGATGACACTGGTGCCGAAGACGAACGCGAGTCCGCTCCCGACGGCCACCGGTGCCGGATATCCGACCACCAACAGTGCTGGCGTCACGAGAAACGACCCGCCCATCCCGAAGAAGCCGAAGAGAATGCCGATGAGCAGGCCGAATCCGACGAAGAGACAGATCATCGAGATACCGAGGCCGAGGAGTTCCATGGTCAGGTTCTCACGAGGATTTCACGGGCGGCCGGGCTAGCAACCCGCGCCAGCGCCCCGTATCCGACGTACAGCACGAGTGCCTCCACCAGAACGAAACCGACCGTAGCAGCAGCCTGCCCGGACTCACTGAACACGAGATCAACCAGTAGAACGCTCAGCGGTAATACCATTAT from Natronosalvus rutilus includes:
- a CDS encoding cation:proton antiporter, with the protein product MTLFQTIPVEDPITIFALAMIIFLVAPLLLERHRLPGIIGIILVGAAIGPNAAGIIERGDAIVLLGEVGLIYLMFLAGVEIDINRFFDNIGQSIIFGVLAFLIPQGVGTVFGMWVFGFSLPTALLFAAIFASHTLLAYPVARQLGIVGNDAVTATIGGTVLTNVLALLVLVIVVASAEAPLDWLFWVELGLGIALLFTGIWYIVPWLGRRFFRSLAEESYFEFLFVMAALFSSAVFAEVVGAEPIIGALVAGLALNRLIPDRGPLMNRVQFVGNALFIPFFLLSIGLLVDVTAIVGGRESLLLAGALIGLTLVTKFVASWLTGLLYAYDHDQIGSMFGLSVGQAEALAIVLIAFDASIPGFDTDMINGAVLMILVVSLVSPIVVEKYGRAVVTKDRRGKRESTDVRQRILIPFTPVPEHHEKLMRYHESLVDLALFIREEQSTEPLHTLAVVHPGPKTERKVATADAAIAHTEEYAAGAEVPVTLHTRVDHNIASGITRAAVENRITTILLDWDGMRLYRQPLFSQTTRQVLAWTDQLVLVSRIRAPLNTVSRIVFVLPPELSHDPNFYEVGQTIERIAAGTGAPIRALVVEESEDQYEQLFGKLKSNTPIEREYIDDWEQLIRVLSEDVTADDLVVCASARRNTIGWRPDLQELTERISSLTPGDFVVIYPPVGRGTDE
- a CDS encoding DUF7512 family protein, encoding MVDLVFSESGQAAATVGFVLVEALVLYVGYGALARVASPAAREILVRT
- a CDS encoding sulfite exporter TauE/SafE family protein, with translation MELLGLGISMICLFVGFGLLIGILFGFFGMGGSFLVTPALLVVGYPAPVAVGSGLAFVFGTSVIGALRHRDHGQVSYTLAAVMILGMTFGIEVGTRVVFLLADLGSADAVISVAYVGLLGVVGLSVLRDARTGGTDASTGRVASRVHAIMLPPMVALPGGATVSAWVILVVGSAIGILSGCLGVGGGFLLLPVMVYGFGIPTAIAAGTSILQISVSGAFGTFVYAQSNAVNIPVVAALLCGSALGARIGVSATQLVNEADIKGCFAVMLLSGGVATASKQVSIVYGVELLETVSTVLIFGTAVLVSGAIVRTSIAALRKIESVGHP
- a CDS encoding potassium channel family protein, which produces MQFTGILLLFLLLPLFVVPWFSQFLQQRRFDTVEPLENHVVISGHTPLVHTFITEIESHAHQHPYVIIETDQDRAVELRDLGHTVLHGDPESESDLRKASVEKAQAAVVAGDDQLTLNAALAIRDVAPMVPITATLEDATLRQYLHSAGVEYVVQPRQVIGQALATHYAMSEGMQSDRIVILGHGTVGSTVRSALETWGADPTVVDIDEGEHVDVVGDATITKTLQEAGVKNADAVIISLPKDRQALYATLLARELSSTVDIFVRVTESEAVGRVKRAGADYVLELSEISGQMVAAAVLDEPVSGTDSDILFTRLSDPDVELSALDIDRIIGVSRNEELHLAPDHDFELQQNDLLIYVRE